The Streptococcus oralis Uo5 genome includes a window with the following:
- a CDS encoding YdcP family protein, translating to MMRLANGIVLDKDTTFGELKFSALRREVRIQNEDGSVSDEIKERTYDLKSKGQGRMIQVSIPASVPLKEFDYNARVELINPIADTVATATYQGADVDWYIKADDIVLTKDSSSFKAQPQAKKEPTQDK from the coding sequence ATGATGAGATTAGCAAATGGCATTGTATTAGATAAAGACACGACTTTTGGAGAATTGAAATTCTCTGCTCTACGTCGTGAAGTGAGAATCCAAAATGAAGACGGGTCGGTTTCAGATGAAATCAAGGAACGTACCTATGACTTAAAATCCAAAGGACAAGGACGCATGATTCAAGTAAGTATTCCTGCCAGCGTGCCTTTGAAAGAGTTTGATTATAACGCACGGGTGGAACTTATCAATCCCATTGCGGACACCGTTGCTACTGCCACCTATCAAGGAGCAGATGTTGACTGGTATATCAAGGCAGACGATATTGTGCTGACAAAGGATTCTAGTTCATTCAAAGCTCAACCACAAGCAAAGAAAGAACCGACACAAGACAAATAG
- a CDS encoding glycosyltransferase produces the protein MPEKQKISVLMSVYVKENPTFLRDAIKSVQNQTLKPSELVLVEDGPLTPELYQVLDEVEAQSDIPVKRCPLEQNQGLGLALRYGVLQCQYDIIARMDTDDLAVPDRFEKQLQLMEKEDLDLLGGHIAEFIDNPDEIVSYRRVPTQHADIVAYQRMRSAFNHMTVMFKKDMVLKAGNYEDGLYMEDDLLWLNMIAAGAKTGNLDQILCKVRVGAGMFERRGGLRYLKLYRQARQRMLERGQISYMEYAKSVAIQAIVALCPGFVRQFIFVKLLRKRK, from the coding sequence GTGCCTGAAAAGCAAAAAATCAGCGTCTTGATGTCGGTCTATGTAAAGGAAAATCCGACGTTTTTAAGAGATGCTATCAAAAGTGTTCAAAACCAGACCTTGAAACCGAGTGAACTTGTTCTTGTTGAGGACGGGCCGCTCACACCCGAACTCTATCAGGTGCTAGATGAAGTGGAAGCTCAGTCAGACATTCCAGTGAAACGGTGCCCCTTAGAACAAAACCAAGGTTTAGGCTTGGCTCTTCGATACGGTGTTTTACAGTGCCAGTATGACATTATTGCCCGCATGGATACGGATGATTTAGCCGTTCCGGATCGTTTTGAGAAACAGCTTCAGCTAATGGAGAAAGAAGATCTTGATCTCTTAGGTGGGCATATCGCAGAGTTCATTGACAATCCAGATGAGATTGTGTCTTATCGTCGTGTTCCAACTCAGCATGCAGACATTGTGGCTTATCAGAGAATGAGAAGCGCCTTTAACCATATGACAGTTATGTTCAAAAAGGACATGGTCCTCAAGGCGGGCAACTACGAAGATGGCCTTTACATGGAGGATGACCTCCTTTGGCTCAATATGATTGCTGCAGGTGCCAAGACTGGGAACCTAGATCAAATCTTGTGTAAGGTTCGTGTCGGTGCAGGGATGTTTGAGCGTCGAGGTGGCTTGCGTTACCTTAAACTCTATCGTCAAGCTCGCCAACGGATGCTTGAGCGAGGGCAAATTTCTTACATGGAATATGCTAAAAGTGTAGCCATTCAGGCAATTGTTGCACTTTGTCCAGGCTTTGTACGTCAGTTTATCTTCGTCAAACTTTTAAGAAAGAGAAAGTAA
- the mobT gene encoding MobT family relaxase, with product MEGFLLNEQTWLQHLKEKRLAYGLSQNRLAVATGITRQYLSDIETGKVKPSEDLQQSLWEALERFNPDAPLEMLFDYVRIRFPTTDVQQVVENILQLKLSYFLHEDYGFYSYSEHYALGDIFVLCSHELDKGVLVELKGRGCRQFESYLLAQQRSWYEFFMDVLVAGGVMKRLDLAINDKTGILNIPVLTEKCQQEECISVFRSFKSYRSGELVRKEEKECMGNTLYIGSLQSEVYFCIYEKDYEQYKKNDIPIEDAEVKNRFEIRLKNERAYYAVRDLLVYDNPEHTAFKIINRYIRFVDKDDSKPRSDWKLNEEWAWFIGNNRERLKLTTKPEPYSFQRTLNWLSHQVAPTLKVAIKLDEINQTQVVKDILDHAKLTDRHKQILKQQSVKEQDVITTKK from the coding sequence TTGGAGGGATTTTTACTGAATGAACAAACTTGGTTACAGCATTTAAAAGAAAAACGCTTGGCTTATGGACTATCTCAAAACCGTTTAGCTGTTGCGACTGGTATTACAAGGCAGTATCTAAGCGATATTGAAACAGGAAAAGTCAAGCCATCAGAGGATTTACAGCAGTCCCTTTGGGAAGCTCTGGAACGCTTCAATCCCGACGCTCCCCTTGAAATGCTGTTTGATTATGTAAGAATTCGCTTTCCGACAACAGACGTACAGCAGGTGGTCGAAAACATCTTACAACTGAAACTGTCCTATTTTCTTCATGAGGACTATGGTTTCTATTCTTATTCAGAGCATTATGCTTTAGGCGACATATTCGTCCTTTGCTCCCATGAACTGGACAAAGGAGTTCTGGTGGAATTGAAAGGTCGTGGGTGCAGACAATTTGAAAGCTATCTTCTGGCACAACAAAGAAGCTGGTATGAGTTCTTTATGGACGTTTTGGTGGCTGGCGGTGTGATGAAACGCCTTGACCTTGCCATTAACGATAAGACAGGGATTTTAAATATCCCTGTACTCACTGAAAAGTGCCAACAGGAAGAATGTATCTCCGTCTTCCGCAGTTTTAAAAGCTATCGCAGTGGCGAACTGGTACGCAAAGAGGAAAAGGAATGTATGGGAAACACCCTCTATATCGGTTCATTACAAAGTGAAGTTTATTTCTGTATCTATGAAAAGGACTACGAGCAGTACAAGAAAAATGATATTCCCATTGAAGACGCAGAAGTAAAAAACCGTTTTGAGATTCGATTGAAAAATGAGCGTGCCTATTATGCAGTCCGTGATTTACTCGTCTATGACAATCCAGAGCATACCGCCTTTAAAATTATCAATCGGTATATCCGTTTTGTAGATAAAGACGATTCCAAACCTCGTTCTGATTGGAAACTGAATGAAGAATGGGCTTGGTTTATTGGGAACAATCGTGAACGATTAAAACTAACCACAAAACCAGAGCCTTACTCCTTCCAAAGGACGCTGAACTGGCTATCTCATCAAGTTGCCCCGACCTTAAAGGTTGCGATTAAACTTGATGAAATCAACCAGACGCAGGTTGTAAAAGACATTCTCGACCATGCGAAACTGACAGACCGACACAAGCAGATTTTGAAGCAACAGTCAGTAAAAGAACAGGACGTGATAACAACAAAAAAATAA
- a CDS encoding conjugal transfer protein, whose product MKKIRSYTSIWSVEKVLYSINDFRLPFPITFTQMTWFVVSLFAVMILGNLPPLSMIEGAFLKYFGIPVAFTWFMSTKTFDGKKPYGFLKSVIAYALRPKLTYAGKKVTLGRNQPQEAITAVRSEFYGISN is encoded by the coding sequence ATGAAGAAAATACGAAGCTATACCAGTATCTGGTCTGTGGAAAAGGTACTGTATTCTATCAATGATTTTAGACTTCCGTTTCCCATAACCTTTACGCAAATGACATGGTTTGTCGTGTCACTCTTTGCAGTGATGATACTTGGCAACTTGCCCCCTCTTTCCATGATAGAGGGAGCATTTCTCAAATACTTTGGGATTCCTGTGGCTTTCACATGGTTTATGTCTACAAAAACTTTTGATGGTAAAAAGCCTTATGGATTTTTGAAGTCTGTCATTGCTTATGCACTGCGACCAAAGCTGACCTATGCAGGAAAAAAAGTAACGCTTGGCAGAAACCAGCCACAAGAAGCCATTACAGCAGTTAGGAGTGAATTTTATGGCATATCCAATTAA
- a CDS encoding CynX/NimT family MFS transporter has product MKKQSLFFVLGIVLIGTVLRSPFTALPTILGDIAQGLGVEVSSLGILTSLPLLMFALFSAFASRLAQKIGLEHLFTYCLLLLTVGSVIRIFNLPLLYLGTLIIGASIAIFNVLLPSMIQANQPQKISFLTTLYVTAMGISTAIASYLSVPITQASSWKGLILVLSFLCLVTLLVWLPNHRHNHHLESQKEKQVKENILKSKDVWAIIIFGGLQSLLFYTSMTWLPTMAVSAGISNSDAALLASIFSLISIPFSMTVPSLTTRLSDGHRRVMLAIISIAGMIGIAMLLYPANNFLYWLVVHLLIGTACSALFPYLMVCFSLKTSSPEKTAQLSGLAQTGGYILAAFGPTLFGYSFDLFQSWVPAVLALLAIDIIMTISLFMVDRADKIL; this is encoded by the coding sequence ATGAAAAAACAATCGCTCTTTTTTGTTCTAGGAATTGTCTTAATCGGGACCGTTTTACGTTCTCCCTTTACTGCTCTACCAACTATTTTAGGAGATATCGCTCAAGGACTAGGAGTGGAAGTCAGCTCTCTTGGGATTTTAACCAGTCTACCTCTCTTGATGTTTGCTCTTTTCTCTGCTTTTGCAAGCCGCTTGGCACAAAAAATCGGGTTGGAACATCTCTTTACTTACTGTCTCCTCCTCTTAACTGTTGGCTCTGTCATTCGGATTTTCAATCTTCCTCTTCTTTATCTAGGAACTCTGATCATCGGAGCAAGCATTGCGATCTTCAATGTACTGCTCCCAAGTATGATCCAGGCAAATCAGCCTCAAAAGATTAGTTTCCTAACAACTCTCTATGTCACTGCCATGGGAATTTCGACAGCCATCGCTTCTTATCTTTCGGTCCCTATCACCCAAGCTAGTTCTTGGAAGGGACTCATCCTCGTTCTCAGCTTTCTCTGTCTGGTCACTCTGCTAGTCTGGTTGCCAAATCATCGCCACAACCACCACCTAGAAAGCCAAAAAGAAAAGCAAGTCAAAGAGAATATTCTAAAAAGTAAAGATGTCTGGGCTATCATTATCTTTGGCGGGCTTCAGTCCTTGCTCTTTTATACAAGTATGACTTGGTTGCCAACTATGGCTGTTAGTGCTGGTATTTCTAATAGTGATGCAGCTCTCCTTGCTTCTATCTTCTCACTGATCAGCATTCCTTTTTCGATGACCGTTCCAAGTCTGACTACTCGTCTGTCAGATGGTCATCGTCGAGTCATGCTGGCAATTATCTCTATCGCTGGTATGATAGGAATTGCTATGCTCTTGTATCCAGCCAATAATTTCCTCTACTGGTTAGTCGTCCATCTCTTGATTGGAACGGCCTGCAGTGCCCTCTTCCCCTACCTCATGGTTTGCTTTTCACTTAAGACTAGCTCGCCTGAAAAGACTGCGCAACTCTCAGGTCTGGCACAAACAGGGGGTTACATCTTGGCGGCCTTTGGTCCTACCTTGTTTGGTTACAGTTTTGATCTTTTCCAATCTTGGGTTCCAGCGGTTCTTGCCCTTCTAGCCATCGATATCATCATGACTATCTCACTCTTTATGGTGGATCGGGCTGATAAAATCCTCTAA
- a CDS encoding YdcP family protein, which yields MELKFVIPNMEKTFGNLEFAGEDKVVQRRINGRLTVLSRSYNLYSDVQRADDIVVVLPAEAGEKHFGFEERVKLVNPRITAEGYKIGTRGFTNYLLHADDMIKE from the coding sequence ATGGAACTTAAATTTGTGATTCCCAACATGGAAAAAACATTCGGCAATTTAGAATTTGCTGGCGAGGATAAAGTCGTTCAGCGAAGAATCAACGGACGGCTAACTGTCTTATCAAGAAGCTATAATCTCTATTCTGATGTTCAAAGAGCAGATGATATTGTGGTGGTGCTTCCTGCTGAAGCTGGCGAAAAACATTTCGGCTTTGAGGAACGTGTGAAGTTAGTCAATCCACGTATTACCGCAGAGGGCTACAAAATCGGCACTCGTGGTTTTACAAATTACCTTTTACATGCTGACGACATGATAAAAGAATAA
- a CDS encoding antirestriction protein ArdA — MDDMQVYIANLGKYNEGELVGAWFTFPIDFEEVKEKIGLNDEYEEYAIHDYELPFTVDEYTSIGELNRLWEMVSELPEELQSELSALLTHFSSIEELSEHQEDIIIHSDCDDMYDVARYYIEETGALGEVPASLQNYIDYQAYGRDLDLSGTFISTNHGIFEIVY; from the coding sequence ATGGACGATATGCAAGTCTATATTGCGAATTTAGGCAAATACAATGAGGGCGAATTGGTCGGTGCGTGGTTTACCTTTCCCATTGACTTTGAGGAAGTCAAAGAGAAAATCGGCTTGAATGATGAATATGAGGAATACGCCATTCATGACTACGAGTTACCCTTTACGGTTGACGAATACACTTCCATTGGCGAACTCAATCGACTATGGGAAATGGTATCGGAATTACCCGAAGAATTACAATCGGAGCTATCTGCTCTGCTCACTCATTTTTCAAGCATTGAAGAACTAAGCGAACATCAAGAGGATATTATCATTCATTCCGATTGTGATGATATGTATGACGTGGCACGCTACTACATTGAAGAAACGGGTGCTTTAGGCGAAGTACCAGCTAGTCTTCAAAACTATATTGATTATCAAGCCTATGGTCGGGATTTAGACCTTTCAGGAACGTTTATCTCAACCAATCATGGGATTTTTGAAATCGTCTATTAA